The following coding sequences are from one Bifidobacterium sp. window:
- a CDS encoding PTS sugar transporter subunit IIA, whose translation MLSQYFGTGTILYSPSVSGWEEAVDRVTQPLVSLGSIRTEYVDAIKKAIVSPGGTYIDLGYQIALAHARPEMGVVKTSLSVLHLAQPFLLADSPEHPISTLFCLAAESSERHLELMKELASLLSDAQWRQQIESVSTEEELRCVFTKEESVS comes from the coding sequence GTGCTTAGTCAGTATTTCGGAACCGGCACGATTCTCTACTCACCGAGTGTGTCTGGCTGGGAAGAGGCAGTTGATCGCGTAACACAACCCTTGGTATCCCTCGGGAGCATTCGCACTGAATACGTCGATGCGATCAAAAAAGCAATCGTCTCTCCTGGGGGCACCTACATCGATCTTGGATATCAGATTGCACTGGCTCATGCTCGTCCAGAAATGGGAGTTGTGAAAACCTCACTTTCTGTATTGCACTTAGCTCAACCGTTCCTGCTGGCAGATTCACCAGAGCATCCCATTTCTACACTGTTCTGTCTTGCGGCAGAAAGTAGCGAGCGCCATCTTGAGCTTATGAAAGAGCTCGCTTCGCTGTTGAGTGATGCACAGTGGCGCCAGCAGATTGAATCAGTCAGCACTGAAGAAGAATTACGGTGTGTTTTCACCAAGGAAGAGAGTGTCTCATGA
- a CDS encoding PTS sugar transporter subunit IIB → MKFLSVCSTGLGSSFITQLNVEKALKQLGVQGVETDHSDLGSVSQGDADVIVVGRDIAEAASGLGDVIVLNSLIDMNEITQKVSAALERHGIAVPEKEQKQ, encoded by the coding sequence ATGAAATTTTTATCTGTTTGCAGCACGGGCTTGGGTTCAAGCTTCATTACGCAGCTCAATGTTGAGAAGGCGTTAAAACAACTTGGCGTGCAAGGTGTTGAAACCGATCACAGCGATCTTGGCTCCGTTTCTCAAGGTGATGCTGATGTCATCGTCGTGGGACGAGACATTGCAGAAGCAGCCTCTGGCCTAGGCGATGTGATTGTACTCAATAGCCTCATCGATATGAATGAAATAACGCAGAAGGTCTCTGCGGCATTGGAGCGCCACGGCATCGCCGTGCCAGAAAAGGAGCAGAAGCAATGA
- a CDS encoding PTS ascorbate transporter subunit IIC, producing the protein MNGVLKVLLDIFRQPAVIVALISLIGLSVQRKPLTDIMKGTIRTFVGFLVLAAGAGVVSGALTPFGDMFQEAFHVQGVVPNNEAIVGTVLVQYGSIAALIFFLGMVINVLLSATTRFKYVYLSGHVAFYMATMITVIFVAAGFPTWGVLLWGSIAQGLIVTLSPAIVQPFMKDVTGTDDVALGHTGGAGIALGGLVARLTRSKKHPSKSTEDIHFPSGLGFLRDTTVIVALSMGIIYIIVALFAGPTYIESKLSSGENFIVFSVIQAATFSAGVFIILAGVRVVLGEIIPAFKGISEHLVKDAKPALDVPVTFTFAPNAVMIGFLSSFVGGIVGMTIMAVAGTTIIIPGIVAHFMTGGATGVIGNGAGGRRGAILGSFVNGLAITFLPLLLLPVLGSVGQENATYSDADFGVAGVFLGYLNRGGGQIAIIAGLVISVILVYLVSFLMGRRKTVSEQPSKSVSK; encoded by the coding sequence ATGAACGGCGTACTTAAGGTACTTCTCGACATTTTTCGTCAGCCGGCAGTAATCGTCGCCCTAATATCTCTCATCGGTCTGAGCGTGCAACGTAAGCCGCTCACCGACATTATGAAAGGAACTATCCGCACATTCGTTGGATTCCTAGTACTCGCCGCTGGAGCAGGAGTAGTTAGTGGAGCGCTTACGCCTTTTGGAGATATGTTCCAAGAAGCTTTCCACGTTCAAGGAGTAGTGCCAAACAATGAAGCCATCGTGGGCACAGTGCTAGTCCAATATGGTTCTATTGCTGCATTGATCTTCTTCCTTGGCATGGTTATCAACGTGTTGCTGTCAGCAACTACACGCTTCAAATATGTATACCTCTCAGGGCACGTAGCCTTTTATATGGCCACTATGATCACAGTCATATTTGTTGCTGCAGGCTTCCCAACGTGGGGAGTACTTCTTTGGGGATCTATTGCGCAAGGTCTCATAGTGACTCTATCGCCTGCAATCGTGCAGCCCTTCATGAAGGACGTCACCGGAACCGATGATGTTGCATTAGGGCACACGGGTGGAGCTGGTATTGCACTCGGCGGTCTGGTAGCCAGGCTCACCAGGAGCAAGAAACACCCATCGAAGTCAACAGAGGATATTCACTTCCCCTCTGGCCTCGGATTCTTGCGTGATACCACTGTTATCGTTGCGCTCTCGATGGGCATTATCTACATCATCGTTGCACTTTTCGCCGGACCAACATACATCGAATCCAAACTGAGTAGCGGTGAGAACTTCATCGTGTTCTCAGTTATCCAAGCCGCAACCTTCTCAGCCGGTGTATTCATTATTCTCGCCGGCGTGCGCGTGGTGCTAGGCGAAATCATTCCTGCGTTCAAGGGCATCAGCGAGCATTTGGTCAAAGACGCTAAGCCAGCTCTTGACGTTCCTGTGACCTTTACATTCGCACCCAATGCGGTAATGATAGGATTCCTCTCTAGCTTCGTCGGAGGCATTGTAGGCATGACGATTATGGCCGTGGCAGGCACCACCATCATCATTCCTGGAATCGTTGCCCACTTCATGACCGGCGGCGCCACAGGCGTTATTGGCAATGGTGCCGGAGGACGACGCGGAGCAATACTGGGATCCTTTGTCAACGGTCTTGCTATCACCTTCCTACCGCTGCTACTGCTACCCGTACTTGGCAGTGTCGGCCAAGAAAATGCAACCTATTCTGACGCAGATTTCGGCGTTGCCGGCGTATTCCTCGGATATCTCAACCGTGGTGGTGGGCAAATCGCCATTATTGCAGGATTGGTTATATCGGTGATTCTCGTTTATCTTGTTTCATTCCTCATGGGACGGCGCAAAACCGTAAGCGAACAACCAAGTAAGTCAGTAAGTAAGTAA
- a CDS encoding GntR family transcriptional regulator: protein METNIGIPKYITVRDHLRLRLKAMQTGEQLPTESELCTQYNVSRITVRRAVEDLIRDGALVRKQGSGTFKTKDDPSTGEVLSEHIRGFFRQQSDLGREVYTKVLHNRIITDPHIAAKLDIAEDAEIIELERLRYVNGALQQHVFTYLPAQRFAAVLEHDFSRGSLYEFIEKSYAIELSRNEVVVRVEKAGADVARHFDIAEGTALLAMDSTVFDTFGSTIAFGIALHPPEHSEVRFIITNRTGM, encoded by the coding sequence ATGGAGACGAATATCGGCATTCCAAAATACATCACCGTCAGAGATCATCTGCGACTACGACTCAAAGCAATGCAAACAGGCGAACAGCTACCAACCGAGTCAGAACTATGCACACAATACAATGTCAGCCGCATCACGGTACGCCGGGCAGTAGAAGATCTCATTCGCGACGGTGCCCTGGTACGCAAACAAGGTAGCGGAACATTCAAAACTAAGGACGATCCCTCAACCGGAGAAGTGCTGAGCGAACATATACGTGGATTTTTTCGGCAACAATCCGATCTTGGACGAGAGGTATATACCAAGGTATTACACAATAGAATCATCACCGACCCGCACATTGCTGCAAAGCTCGATATAGCTGAAGATGCTGAAATCATCGAATTAGAGCGCCTGAGATATGTGAATGGTGCTTTACAACAACACGTCTTCACCTATCTTCCAGCACAGAGATTCGCTGCAGTTCTTGAACATGATTTTTCTCGGGGCTCACTTTACGAGTTTATCGAAAAGTCCTATGCGATTGAGCTCTCTCGAAATGAAGTGGTTGTCAGAGTTGAAAAAGCCGGCGCTGATGTCGCTCGGCACTTTGATATTGCCGAAGGGACAGCTTTGTTAGCCATGGATTCAACGGTGTTTGATACCTTCGGCTCGACTATCGCATTCGGCATTGCACTTCATCCACCGGAGCACAGCGAAGTCAGATTCATCATCACCAACCGCACAGGCATGTAA
- a CDS encoding type II toxin-antitoxin system RelE/ParE family toxin — MDIIETDTYSHWFDSLRDLRAKASIDVTIRKIQLHGRLLGDVKAVGGSVSEIRFHQGPGYRVYVTIEHSTLLVLLAGGDKSTQNKDIRAAQRLAKEWRTR, encoded by the coding sequence GTGGATATCATCGAAACTGACACGTACTCACACTGGTTCGACAGTCTGCGCGATTTAAGAGCCAAAGCAAGCATTGATGTCACTATCCGAAAGATCCAGCTACACGGACGATTGTTGGGCGATGTGAAAGCTGTAGGCGGTTCAGTGAGCGAGATTCGTTTCCACCAAGGCCCCGGATATCGCGTCTACGTCACAATCGAACATTCGACACTACTCGTCCTTCTGGCCGGTGGAGACAAATCCACACAAAACAAAGACATACGGGCGGCACAACGACTAGCCAAAGAATGGAGAACACGATGA
- a CDS encoding addiction module antidote protein — MKTRTWDVSEHLDSEEAIAAYLNAAIDDGDPTLIQAALGDIAKAKGMSQIARESGMGRQSLYKSLDEDGNPSFTTIINVAKALGLKLTFATI, encoded by the coding sequence ATGAAAACGCGAACATGGGATGTCAGCGAACACCTCGACAGCGAAGAAGCAATCGCCGCATACCTCAACGCAGCTATCGACGATGGAGATCCGACCCTCATACAAGCAGCGCTAGGCGACATCGCCAAGGCCAAAGGCATGAGTCAAATTGCACGCGAGAGCGGCATGGGACGCCAATCTCTGTACAAAAGCCTCGATGAGGACGGCAACCCATCATTCACCACAATCATCAATGTGGCAAAAGCCCTTGGGTTGAAACTCACTTTCGCCACCATCTAA
- a CDS encoding GntR family transcriptional regulator — protein sequence MPIPVLSSADAITPRKLLRDEAYDRISSAIVRGEFKPGEKLTDTVIAQWLGISRTPVREALARLERSGLVRTVPGRITIVSSIDPKTTNHAVLVAEALHTLAVREAAIHITDEDVQQMLLANKQLQLALEQSDAGQAIEADDAFHQVAIHRVDNPTLVNALEQVMPLLRRAEYFHFDSLLTPDSVEQHAKIVAALKDHDAQRAAEASRENWLTLSE from the coding sequence ATGCCTATCCCTGTGCTCTCATCTGCTGACGCTATTACGCCAAGAAAGCTCTTGCGCGATGAAGCATATGATCGTATAAGCTCCGCGATTGTACGTGGCGAATTCAAACCAGGTGAGAAACTTACAGACACGGTGATAGCGCAGTGGCTTGGCATTTCTCGCACTCCAGTCAGAGAAGCTTTGGCTAGGCTTGAGCGATCTGGTTTAGTACGTACTGTCCCTGGTCGTATTACTATCGTTTCCAGCATTGATCCGAAGACCACGAATCATGCCGTACTCGTTGCTGAGGCATTACATACTTTGGCAGTTCGAGAAGCTGCCATACATATCACCGATGAAGATGTGCAACAGATGCTGTTGGCGAATAAGCAATTACAGCTAGCTCTTGAACAATCCGATGCTGGGCAGGCAATAGAGGCCGACGATGCCTTCCACCAGGTTGCTATACATCGAGTTGACAACCCAACCCTGGTGAATGCCCTTGAGCAGGTTATGCCCTTGCTGCGGCGAGCTGAATATTTTCATTTTGATTCATTGTTGACACCAGATTCAGTGGAGCAGCATGCCAAAATTGTTGCTGCGCTGAAAGATCACGATGCTCAACGAGCAGCCGAGGCTTCTCGCGAAAATTGGTTAACACTTTCTGAGTGA
- the glyA gene encoding serine hydroxymethyltransferase, with protein sequence MSNPNNANEQFEVHDRNVLATARDIIDSSPSLRLVQQEVVNAVKRNAIWRGEECLNLLAPEAPTSPVVRSLLSSEIGTRAAEGHIGAVQRWFVGTRYIDEVESLCVELLKKVFNTNYADHRLIASMLGNLTVYTALTKPGDTIMSIPQPTGGHSANRVNGPAGIRGLNIVDIPLDPVSLEVDLDQFKNIAQREKPSLVALGASMTLFPFPIKQISDIIAPWGGKVFFDGAHQLGLIGGGQFQDPLREGAVVMTGSAGKTFSGPQSGIIVWNDPELTAPIADTIFPTIAATHQVNRVAALAAAAAEFLAFGKEYMAGIVSNAQSLAQALHDRGITVLGEDRGFTRTHQVILDVSKYGNGLDVARTLEQANIITNKNLIPGDQPEDWDRPSGLRIGTTEVTRFGMGSEEMSVIADLIVDVLEQRKPVDAVKKQVTELRKAFPNLQYCFESD encoded by the coding sequence ATGTCTAATCCCAACAACGCTAACGAACAATTTGAGGTCCACGACAGAAACGTGCTCGCAACTGCACGAGACATTATTGACTCCTCCCCATCACTACGCTTAGTGCAGCAAGAAGTAGTCAATGCAGTCAAACGCAATGCGATATGGCGTGGAGAGGAATGCCTCAATCTTCTGGCACCCGAAGCCCCGACAAGCCCTGTAGTCCGGTCACTACTCTCTAGCGAAATCGGCACACGAGCCGCGGAAGGACACATAGGCGCAGTCCAACGCTGGTTCGTGGGCACACGATATATCGATGAAGTCGAGTCTCTATGTGTCGAATTGCTCAAAAAAGTATTTAATACCAATTATGCAGACCATCGACTCATCGCTTCAATGCTCGGCAACCTCACGGTATACACGGCGCTCACTAAACCTGGCGATACGATAATGTCAATACCGCAGCCAACCGGCGGGCATTCAGCAAACAGAGTTAATGGACCTGCAGGCATTCGTGGCCTCAACATTGTTGATATTCCTCTAGACCCCGTGTCTTTAGAAGTTGATTTGGACCAATTCAAGAACATTGCACAACGCGAAAAACCAAGCCTTGTGGCCTTAGGCGCTTCCATGACACTGTTCCCCTTCCCGATCAAACAAATTAGTGACATCATCGCTCCCTGGGGCGGGAAGGTATTTTTTGATGGCGCACATCAGCTGGGATTGATTGGAGGCGGTCAATTTCAGGATCCCCTGCGTGAAGGTGCAGTGGTCATGACTGGTTCAGCAGGAAAAACCTTTAGCGGACCGCAAAGTGGGATCATCGTTTGGAATGATCCGGAACTGACTGCCCCAATTGCAGACACTATTTTCCCGACAATTGCCGCCACCCACCAAGTCAACAGAGTTGCTGCACTGGCAGCAGCTGCGGCGGAGTTCCTCGCTTTTGGCAAAGAATATATGGCAGGGATTGTCTCAAACGCACAATCGCTCGCGCAAGCGCTTCACGATCGTGGAATTACTGTGCTCGGTGAAGATCGCGGGTTCACTCGCACACATCAGGTAATACTTGATGTAAGCAAATACGGTAACGGTCTTGATGTGGCAAGAACACTTGAACAAGCAAATATCATCACCAACAAAAACCTCATTCCTGGGGATCAACCTGAAGATTGGGATCGTCCAAGCGGCCTACGAATTGGGACCACCGAGGTTACGCGCTTTGGAATGGGTTCCGAAGAGATGTCCGTCATTGCAGATCTAATCGTCGATGTGCTTGAGCAACGAAAGCCCGTTGATGCGGTGAAGAAACAGGTCACAGAGCTGAGAAAAGCATTCCCGAATCTTCAATACTGCTTTGAAAGCGACTGA
- a CDS encoding endonuclease/exonuclease/phosphatase family protein, whose amino-acid sequence MGYTLPTHDGDTQPIPIRQEDQPTNVGKQAAVQAETARPAKPRRQPQHGFLSFILWLITAASIVVMAMREVPSDLASIGIIPLAVSFVPWIAFVSLAALLLALLWHRRVLAVVSILCLALQLFWHFGFIKPTTTISAQAETAVANSTLNTTDKYARIMTLNTRTGLANVNEIVQTVKEQHVEVLALQEMSQGFIQRLTAAGIYTVLPHSVIASTKHGDNGGVNGLWSAASMSSKNPNLITVEASSIPAASITLGTTTVRFGSVHPNSPTRGKQSVWSSGLDSISSLKNYDHTYVLMGDYNSTWDHSSFRSLLGSRFVDSSQQAGEGFHMTYPANSKIPAVIEIDHIVHDKGVVVGDMETVEIAGSDHKALLATLEATKD is encoded by the coding sequence ATGGGATATACGCTGCCAACACATGACGGCGATACCCAACCCATACCTATTCGTCAGGAGGATCAACCCACAAACGTTGGGAAACAAGCGGCTGTACAAGCAGAAACAGCGCGACCAGCAAAACCGCGTCGTCAACCTCAACACGGTTTTCTTAGCTTCATCCTTTGGCTTATTACTGCCGCTTCCATCGTGGTTATGGCGATGCGAGAAGTGCCCAGCGACCTCGCCAGCATCGGTATTATTCCACTAGCGGTGTCATTCGTGCCATGGATAGCATTCGTATCCCTTGCCGCGCTACTCCTCGCACTTCTCTGGCATCGTCGTGTGCTCGCCGTAGTGAGCATTCTATGCCTAGCCTTACAACTATTTTGGCACTTTGGATTCATCAAACCAACCACTACAATCTCAGCGCAGGCCGAAACAGCCGTCGCAAATTCAACGCTGAATACCACAGATAAATATGCTCGAATCATGACCCTCAACACTCGCACGGGTCTAGCAAATGTCAACGAAATCGTCCAAACAGTCAAAGAGCAACATGTGGAAGTTCTCGCTTTACAAGAGATGAGCCAAGGTTTCATCCAAAGACTCACTGCGGCTGGCATATATACTGTGCTTCCACACTCTGTAATTGCTAGTACGAAACACGGAGATAACGGTGGCGTCAACGGTCTATGGAGCGCTGCATCGATGAGCAGCAAGAATCCAAATCTTATAACTGTTGAGGCATCCAGCATTCCTGCGGCTTCTATCACCTTGGGCACTACGACCGTGCGTTTTGGATCAGTTCACCCTAACTCGCCTACCAGAGGTAAGCAAAGTGTTTGGAGTTCAGGGCTGGACTCCATCAGTTCACTCAAGAATTACGACCACACCTACGTGCTGATGGGTGATTACAACTCCACTTGGGATCATTCCAGTTTTCGGTCTCTACTCGGTAGCCGTTTCGTAGACTCGTCGCAGCAAGCTGGCGAAGGATTCCACATGACGTACCCCGCCAACTCTAAGATTCCAGCAGTGATTGAAATCGACCACATTGTGCACGACAAAGGCGTAGTAGTAGGCGATATGGAAACCGTAGAAATTGCAGGAAGCGATCACAAAGCACTACTAGCAACGCTAGAAGCCACAAAGGACTGA
- a CDS encoding sugar transferase, whose amino-acid sequence MYRRTLEENLASEERNISSVSGNAIEEAPTIRMPKSPPHEPLIGAKTRHKRTMMFSNSVFTDSFSASKTKHFLNRTPVWRYWFVSALVATDLVAMLLSLTICLGIRPNAFNALEDSMPLGAYLALQCGLWLLCLLFAGTYQRHIVSEGYDLYTRIFNATFFAVVLASCLVYMLQLDLPRTAIIAASLLAGVIECVSRWLMRRSLHWKRRKGRCRYSTVLLGSSAGINRTLHTLKSTTGLGYEAIAVCPIAIETQGEQEDIILTDFCPDPDIPGAAEIKVLPFNANLPRTIMRMGAQTLLVTDVLKRESVTLHALSLAVESLGIELAVSVSVADLSGHKLYLRDSSQQQVLTASLPQYSIATRVVKRIIDIVGSSIALLFSIPLVMLPVALAIKHEDHGPVVYKQERIGQNGVPFNCYKFRSMVLDADKLDAKLAEENGQDYGALFKVKDDPRVTKVGRVIRKFSLDEFPQFFNVLKGDMSLVGPRPQRDYEVDQYSTLYSTRLLVKPGITGPWQISGRSDLSREESERLDVNYIENWSLTGDFAILMKTVLAVVRAVGSY is encoded by the coding sequence GTGTATAGGCGCACGCTGGAAGAAAACCTAGCCTCTGAAGAGCGGAATATCTCTTCAGTGAGTGGCAACGCCATAGAAGAGGCGCCAACAATCCGCATGCCTAAAAGTCCACCACATGAGCCTCTCATCGGTGCTAAAACGAGGCACAAACGAACGATGATGTTCAGTAATTCAGTTTTCACAGATTCTTTCTCAGCTTCTAAAACCAAACATTTCCTCAATAGAACACCAGTTTGGCGGTATTGGTTCGTTTCAGCTCTAGTAGCCACTGATCTTGTTGCTATGTTGTTGTCGCTAACAATTTGCTTGGGTATCAGGCCCAACGCATTCAACGCTCTTGAGGACTCTATGCCACTCGGAGCTTATTTAGCCTTGCAGTGCGGCCTTTGGCTGTTGTGCCTACTTTTCGCAGGAACATATCAGCGACATATTGTTTCTGAAGGTTATGACCTATATACCAGGATTTTCAATGCCACATTCTTCGCTGTGGTATTAGCAAGTTGCTTGGTGTATATGTTGCAGTTGGATTTACCTCGTACCGCAATCATCGCTGCGTCATTATTGGCTGGTGTTATCGAATGCGTGTCGCGATGGTTGATGCGCCGGTCTTTACACTGGAAGCGACGAAAGGGGCGTTGCAGGTATTCGACAGTCCTTCTTGGATCATCAGCAGGCATTAACCGTACTTTACACACCTTGAAGTCCACCACCGGACTAGGTTATGAGGCTATTGCAGTGTGCCCTATCGCAATTGAAACTCAAGGTGAGCAAGAAGACATCATTCTCACAGACTTCTGCCCAGACCCAGATATTCCAGGGGCTGCGGAAATCAAGGTGCTACCTTTCAATGCAAATCTGCCTAGAACAATCATGAGAATGGGGGCTCAGACACTCCTAGTGACTGATGTGTTGAAGCGTGAATCGGTGACCTTGCATGCTCTTTCGCTAGCGGTAGAGTCATTGGGCATCGAGCTTGCAGTGTCAGTTTCTGTAGCAGATTTGAGCGGACATAAGCTCTACCTACGTGATTCGTCTCAACAGCAAGTACTTACTGCAAGCCTCCCGCAATATTCCATAGCGACAAGGGTTGTCAAACGCATTATCGATATAGTGGGATCGTCAATTGCACTATTGTTCAGCATCCCTTTGGTAATGCTTCCCGTAGCTTTGGCCATTAAACATGAGGATCATGGCCCTGTTGTGTACAAGCAAGAGCGAATAGGCCAGAATGGCGTACCGTTCAACTGCTATAAATTCAGATCTATGGTGTTGGATGCTGACAAACTTGATGCCAAACTGGCTGAAGAGAATGGTCAGGATTATGGCGCATTGTTCAAAGTCAAAGATGACCCTCGTGTGACCAAAGTTGGTCGGGTCATCAGAAAATTCTCTCTGGATGAATTCCCGCAGTTTTTCAATGTGCTCAAGGGTGATATGTCATTAGTGGGTCCTCGTCCACAAAGAGATTACGAAGTTGATCAATACAGCACGCTGTATTCGACACGACTGTTGGTTAAACCTGGTATCACAGGACCTTGGCAGATTTCGGGGCGTTCTGATCTCAGTAGAGAAGAGTCGGAGCGTTTAGATGTCAATTACATCGAAAATTGGTCGCTTACTGGGGACTTCGCAATTTTGATGAAAACAGTGCTAGCAGTTGTTCGCGCAGTCGGTTCTTACTGA
- the dcd gene encoding dCTP deaminase, with protein sequence MLLSDRDIIAAQTQGGISLTPWTPEMVQPASVDVRLDRFFRLFNNHEYTYVDPAEDQGALTEQFEVAPGEPWILHPGEFVLGSTWEYVKLDGSIAARLEGKSSLGRLGILTHSTAGFIDPGFEGHITLELSNVSTLPVKLWPGMKIGQMCFFELSSPAEHPYGSNGTGSHYQGQRGPTPSRSFVNFYRADVSENAE encoded by the coding sequence ATGCTGTTGAGTGACCGCGACATCATTGCCGCACAGACCCAGGGTGGAATATCCTTAACCCCTTGGACCCCGGAAATGGTTCAGCCAGCTAGCGTTGATGTCCGACTGGATCGTTTCTTCCGTCTATTCAACAACCACGAATACACTTATGTTGACCCTGCAGAAGATCAAGGTGCTCTTACCGAACAATTCGAGGTTGCCCCTGGCGAACCGTGGATCTTGCATCCTGGCGAATTTGTGCTCGGATCAACTTGGGAGTATGTCAAGCTTGATGGTTCCATCGCTGCACGGCTTGAAGGGAAAAGCTCACTCGGCCGCTTGGGGATACTTACACACTCCACAGCAGGTTTCATCGACCCAGGCTTTGAAGGACATATCACTTTGGAACTCTCTAATGTGAGCACGTTACCGGTAAAACTCTGGCCAGGCATGAAAATCGGTCAGATGTGCTTCTTCGAATTGTCGTCTCCTGCAGAGCACCCCTACGGCTCAAATGGCACGGGCTCGCACTATCAAGGCCAGCGTGGTCCAACACCTTCACGCTCTTTTGTGAACTTCTACCGAGCAGATGTCTCGGAAAATGCAGAATAG
- the rlmB gene encoding 23S rRNA (guanosine(2251)-2'-O)-methyltransferase RlmB, which translates to MAMKKGPTKGSGGKHRSKLRGKGPTPKAEDRVYHKAYKAKKSAERRQASDPRLAARRRVAKFASDSDDLVIGRNAVLEALRVGVPSVQLYLATRIEHDDRTREIVKLAGTAGLHLLEADRLEMDRIARSGNHQGVVLKVQPYQYSSVQTLLDQAAKRARAMEGASPAARIAAQPLFIALDGVTDPQNLGAVIRSAAAFGASGVILPERRSASVTSTAWKVSAGAAAHMPVARVVNLTKALQGLKENGYYVVGLDGGGDSTVGETGFEKDPLVVVLGSEGSGLSRLVRENCDAISGIPITNMVESLNASVAAGISLYAVANARRKAAAAL; encoded by the coding sequence ATGGCAATGAAGAAAGGCCCGACAAAAGGTTCGGGCGGTAAACACCGTAGCAAGCTCCGCGGCAAAGGTCCTACTCCGAAGGCGGAGGATCGCGTATATCACAAGGCATACAAAGCGAAGAAATCTGCCGAGCGACGTCAGGCTTCGGACCCACGACTGGCAGCTAGGCGACGCGTAGCTAAGTTTGCATCCGACTCCGATGATCTCGTTATTGGTCGCAACGCTGTTTTGGAGGCGCTGAGAGTTGGCGTTCCATCAGTTCAGCTGTATCTAGCTACTCGCATCGAGCATGATGATCGCACACGCGAAATCGTCAAACTAGCCGGTACTGCAGGGCTCCATCTCCTTGAGGCTGACCGTCTAGAGATGGATCGTATCGCTCGCTCTGGTAATCATCAAGGCGTTGTGCTCAAAGTACAGCCCTACCAATATTCATCTGTGCAGACCTTGCTAGATCAAGCTGCTAAGCGAGCCCGAGCAATGGAAGGGGCTTCACCGGCAGCACGTATCGCTGCTCAGCCATTGTTCATTGCACTTGACGGCGTCACAGACCCACAGAATTTAGGTGCAGTTATTCGTTCCGCTGCAGCTTTCGGTGCCTCTGGCGTGATATTGCCCGAACGGCGCAGTGCTTCTGTTACATCAACTGCGTGGAAGGTTTCAGCAGGTGCTGCAGCTCATATGCCAGTAGCACGCGTGGTCAACCTCACCAAAGCGCTTCAAGGCCTCAAGGAAAATGGGTACTACGTTGTTGGGCTAGATGGTGGCGGAGACTCAACAGTTGGTGAAACTGGCTTCGAGAAAGATCCTCTTGTTGTCGTACTCGGTTCTGAAGGCAGCGGTTTAAGCCGTTTGGTACGTGAAAACTGCGATGCCATTTCTGGAATACCTATTACCAATATGGTGGAGTCACTGAACGCTTCAGTGGCCGCGGGTATCAGCCTTTACGCTGTTGCTAATGCACGCCGAAAGGCAGCTGCTGCACTGTAG
- a CDS encoding NAD(P)H-dependent oxidoreductase, which translates to MNLSSAASSHAVSPHTLSPLKVVVLEASPNAESKTASLADIAVSIIKERYLISLSTVNVYAIGSGLTSAIMRSDVDRKAEEALQTVERADLLLVAVPVYRGSYPGMFKHFMDLVDQYALAKTPVMLMATGGGERHRPCIAPVVQLFPCLCSTRGSVCEFG; encoded by the coding sequence ATGAATTTGTCATCTGCAGCTTCATCACACGCAGTTTCACCTCATACGCTTTCCCCGCTCAAGGTCGTCGTGCTAGAGGCAAGTCCGAATGCAGAGTCAAAAACGGCGTCTTTAGCTGATATCGCCGTATCCATTATTAAGGAACGGTATTTAATATCGCTGAGCACAGTGAACGTCTACGCTATCGGAAGCGGTCTGACCTCGGCGATTATGCGTTCAGATGTCGATCGAAAAGCCGAGGAGGCCTTGCAAACTGTCGAAAGGGCTGACCTGCTTCTCGTGGCAGTCCCTGTTTATCGGGGTTCCTATCCGGGTATGTTCAAACATTTCATGGATTTGGTGGATCAGTACGCCTTAGCGAAAACACCTGTAATGCTTATGGCTACAGGAGGAGGCGAGCGGCATAGACCATGCATTGCGCCCGTTGTTCAGCTTTTTCCATGCCTTTGTAGCACCCGTGGGAGTGTATGCGAGTTCGGCTGA